The following is a genomic window from SAR86 cluster bacterium.
TAGCCCTTAAATCTCGAGAAAATATCTCTTCAAAAAAAATTTTTGCAGCAAAAGTACTTGGAAATATAATCGCATCTGATTTCTTAAATAATTTTTTTATTTCTTCATAACTATCAAATTTCATTCTTTGGTAGCAAATAATTTCGTGAACTTGCGCATCATTTTTTATTAAATAATTAAATATTTTATTTAGTCCGCCCAAACCTTTAACAATTAAAAACTTTCTATTTGATAGATTTTCCTTTAGTAGCTCACTAAGAGCAAAAGATCCAGGAAAAACAGGACTTACAGAATCAATCCCTTTGTCTGCAAGAGATTTTTTTGTAGATACTCCCATCGAAAAAACTCTTTTATGCTTTAATAAATTAATGTCATTAAAAAATTCTACAGACGGAGTACTTTGAAAAATAATATCCGTGTAATTCTTTGATTTCAATTCATAACTTAATGGCTCAAGCTTAAAAAGAGGAATGTTCTTTATGGCGCCCTTGTTATAAGGACTTAAAGTATTTACTGTTCGTGTATCAATTATGTTCATTTAACAATTCTAAGCCGCCTTTTTCTTTAATTGTTTTTATTGCATCACTCACTTTGTTTGCATAAAAATAAATATATCTATTTCTACCGTATATTTCTCCAACAATATCTGTTGAAGATTCATCACATTTTACTTCTAAAGCAATAGCAGAATTACAATCGGCATTTAATTCTTTTAAGACCTCATGGCCAGTTTTTATTTCTTTAGTTCTGTTTATATCGTAAGTAGACATATCTAAATTGTATTTTTCTTTCATTTCTCTCATAGCGCCACTCCACATTTCTCTTACATGCTCTGATTCAGTTTTCCATTGCACAGCCAAAGTACCCTGAGCAAAGTTTGTGTAATGTTGTAATCTTATAAAATTTAATTCTTTATTTATCAAATCTAATCTTCTTAATCCAGCTTCAGCAAGAATAATACAATCACATATGCCATCTTCAAGTTTTTTCAGTCTAGTTGTAACGTTGCCATTAAGAGAAACAATATTTGAAGCATTTAGATGATGCTTAGCCTGCATTTGTCTTCTTAAGCTTGATGTCCCAATTCTTAAATGCTCTTTAAAAATTGGATCCAAATCTTTTCGAAAGATTAAAACATCGTTTCCTATTTGTTTTTCTTGAGAAAAATAGGATTGAGCAATTGTAGGAGATTGGATTGCAGGAAGGTCTTTTGCAGAATGAATAGCAACATCGACTTCTCCTTTTAGAATTAATTTTTCAATGTCCGATATAAAATTAAGTTTATCGAATTGAGTTTTTCCCTCATTACTTAATTTATCGCCTTTTGTTGTAACTTTTATAATTTCAAAATCTTTAATTGATTGATAATCAAGAAATTCATCAACCTGCAGTAATGCTAATTTTGAGGATCTAGTAGCTATTTTAATTGTCATTTTTTTGAATCAATATTGCTCTTACATCTCCAATATTTTTCTCTTTTAATATTGAAAAATTATCAGGCATATTTATGTTTATGAACTTACTATGTTCTAGATAGATTTTACAGGAAGATTTTAATTTATTATATTTTGAAAAAAATTTTAAAATTTTTTCTTCATAGTTTGCACTGAAAGGAGGATCTAAAAAAATGAAATCAAAATCAGATAAATCAAAGTTTTTAATCCAAATAAAAGCATCCTTCAGAAATATTTTTGGTAAATTTTTTAATTGAAGTTCTTTAATTGTCTTATTTAAGTTTAAGAAGTTTTTTTTATTTATTTCAACGAAGACCAGCTTTTTAGCGCCCCTTGAAATAGCTTCAATACCTATAGAACCAGAGCCTGCAAAAAGATCTAAGCAATTAGTACCTGAAATTTCAAACTGAAGCCAATCAAATAAAATTTCTTTTAATTTGCTTGTTGTTGGTCTTAGGCTTTGACTATTCTCAAATACAATTTTTTTACCTTTAAGCATTCCCGAGGAAATTTTAATTTTTTTCTTCATAATGTAAATTAAACACTCTTATTTAAAAATAAATCAAAGTATAATCAATGTATGTCTGATCAAGGTGATTTTAGAAAAGCAATGAGAAACTATATTTATTCTGTGAGTATCTTATCAAATAAAAATATAGATGGTGAATTGAATGCTATAACAGTATCATCTGTGACATCTATATCTATGGAGCCGCCAAGCTTACTTGTTTGTATAAACAAAAGCTCAAGAATTCATGATACATTAATTAAAAATTCTGATTTTTGTATAAATCTTTTAAACAAAAATCAACAAGAAATCTCAAATATTTGCTCAACAGACTCTTTATATGATCAAAGATTCGATCATGACAAATGGAACACTCAAACAATTCCATTTTTAGAAGAGGCTCAAGCAAATATCTTTTGTTCCATTGAAGATTTAGTGCCATATCATACTCACACAATTGTTATCGGTAGAGTATTAAATGCAATTTCTAATGATAAAATAAATACTCTTAGTTATGTAAATGGTAAGTATGTTTAAAACTTTAATCTTCTTAAGTATTTTAATTATAAATATGCTAGTTATCGCAGATGATTATAAAAATATTGATTGTAATGGCTTAGCAAAAGTTTATTTTAAGAATATAAACGATGGGTTTATTTCAAATGATAATAATCTCTTAATAGAGTTCGGATCGGAAAATATTAATATATTACCAATTACAAAAATGCCAGATAAAAATGCAAAATGTGTTTCTGGGCATCATCACTTAATAGTGGATTCAGAATTGCCTAATCTGAAAAGACCAATACCTTCTGGTAAAAATTATTTACATTTTGGCAAAGGACAAGAAGAGGCAAGTATTTTTCTCGAAGAGGGTACTCATACTCTACAATTGCTGCTTGGAGATTATTCTCATACACCACACGATCAACCAGTTTACTCTGAGAAAATTTTGATTAAAGTTATTAACCCTTAATAATATTTGTTAGAACAATATCTAAATGTGCATCAAGATTTTTTGCAATCATATTTGCACCAGCCATTGGACCTTCTGATTCCTTATAACTTTCACCTGCAATTCGTACCTTTCTAAGAATACCAACAAGGCCATGAAGCATCGACCATAAAATTATGCATTTGTGACTAATTACTTCTTCTGAGTCATTAGCTAATTTTTTAAAAGACAATCTAAAATTATCATAAGTAGCATTTGCTGAAATTAAAAGATCTGGATAATTAGAAAAGCTTCCTACAGCAGTTCCAAACATCAAATCATATGTATTAGCTGAATTTAAACCAAATTCTATATATTTTCTTCCAGTTTTTATAAGCTTCTTTTTTGTTATTTTTTTTGATGGATCCATATGACATGCCTTTCCTAACTCACTAAAACCCTGGACTGCAACTGCTGCATATAGATCGCTCTTAGTACTAAAATGCCTGTATGGAGCAGATTGCGAAACCCCACTTTCTTTAGCTAAACTTCTTATGCTTAGGTTTGTATATCCATCCTTTTCACACAGTTTGCATGCACATATAATAAGTTCTTTTTTTAAATTTCCATGATGATAAGATTTCATACAATTCTTCTTAATGTTGACACTGCATACATTTTGCGTATTATGTTTACACTGCAAACATTAATTTTTTTATTATTAAAAGTCAAATTATCATAAAGAAGCTATGAGCAAATTTTTTAAAATATTTTGTATTTTTTTATTAAGCTTCAATGTTCTATCACTTGAAGTTCTTGAAGTTAAAATTTTGGATTCTTATTTAATTACTAAAGAATTTCCAGGAAAGCTTGTGCCACTTGAGCAGTCAAAATTAGCTTTTCAGGTGACGGGCAAAATACAAAAGATAAATGTAGATATAGGCGATGAGGTTGCAAAGGGTGATGTGCTTGCTGAGCTGGATAAAAGAGAGGCCATTTCTCAACTCAACCAAGCCAAAGCAAAATTTGATCTTTCGTTGCAATTGCTTAGCAGGTACGAGGATCTAAAAAAAGATGGCCATATTTCAGTTCAGGAACTAGATAGAGTTAATTCGGAATATTTGATAGCAAAATCCCAATATGAGTTATATAAAGTCAAAGTTGAGCAAACAGATCTAATAGCACCTTTTAATGGAGTAATACAAAGTAGATTTCTTGATACAGGCACGGTAATTAACGCTGGCGCACCAATACTAGAAATTCTAGATTCAAACTATGTTGAGGCTCACATATCTGTGCCAATAGAATTTTTAGAGAATATGAAAATAGGCACTAGTTATGGTTTTGAATTTGATAACAAAACAGCAAATGGCACATTTGCAAGATTAGCACCCATGTCACCAGGAGGGTCGGACAGTAGATTAGCAATATTTAAATTTGAAAGTTTTTTTAATCCAGGATCTACAGCAAAATTAAAATTAAGTGTAAATAAAAAATCTAAAGGGACTTGGGTTCCTTTAAGATCTTTATCCCAATCTGAACAAGGAATCTGGGCAGTTTATACAATAAATGAAAATGAGATAGTGGTTCGTGATTTTGTAGATATTATATATTTTGAGGATGAATATGCTTTTGTTAATGGCACACTGCAAGATGGAGATCTTATAGTCCTTGGTGGAGCTTCAAAAATTATTGAAGGTAAAAAAGTTAATTAGAAGCCATGAATTTTATTAATGTTTTTTTAGATCGCCCTAGAATACTTTTTTTAACTTTAGCTTTCATACTTCTTGCTGGTATATCGTCTTCAGGATCCGTTCCAATTCAAGACAACCCCGAACTTGCAAAAAGATGGGGCCATATCGATATTTTTTATCCTGGTGCAACTCAACAAAAACTTGAAACAGAAGTAGTAAATGATCTTGAAATAAAAATCAGAGAAGTCGTTGAAATCTATGAATTATTTTCAATTATATCTGAAGGATTTGCAAAAACTCGAATCGAATTAGAACAATCTGTTCCACCAAATTTGATCAATGAAACATGGTCAAAAATTCAAAATAAGCTTAATCAAATATATTTACCTGATGGTGCAAGAGCAGTACTTGATGTAAGTAGTGGACCACCAATAACTCTTCATTATGCTTTCTTCTGGAATGGTACAGGTGAAGTTCCTGTAATAATGATGTCTAGACTGGCACAACAATTAGAGAGAAGATTGGGTTCTATTGGACTTACTGAAGTTACTGCAATATATGGAGAAGCAGAGGAAGAAATTTTTGTAGAAGTTGACTCAGTAAAGATGTCCTCTCTTGAATTAAGTTATTTAGATATTGTTGGTGCATTGGATGCTTTTGATAATAAAAAACCAATAGGAGTAGTCTCTAATAATGATGCTGAGTTTGGAATAAGGCTGAAAGACAATATTCAAAGCATACAATCTATATCAGAAATTCCTATAAAGGTTTTAAATAATTCAGAAATCATAAGGTTACAAGATATTGCCCAAGTATCTATGAAACCCGCATATCCATTAGAAGATTTATATTTATACAATGGTAAGCCTGTTATATCTGTTTCCACAACTGGAACAATGTCACAAAGGATTTTTGATTATGTAGTTAGAGCAGAGAAAGTTGTGAATGAAATGAGAGCTTCGTTACCAGAAGAATTTTCAATACAACTCATATATGACGAATCATTGTATGTTGCTGATAAATTTAACGAATTGATAAGAAGCTTTTCTTTAGCTGCTTTTTTTGTTTTGAGTTTGAGCTTTTTTATTCTTGGCATAAGGCCTGGACTTATTGTTACAGCAATTTTACCCTTTTCAGTATCCTTAGTTTTATTAGGTTGTAATTTAATAGGATTACCTCTTCATATAACCTCGATTACAGGAATAATAATCGCACTTGGTCTTTTGATTGATAATGGAATTATTGTTGTAGAGGATTATAAATTTAGGCGTTCTCAAAATTTGTCCATCAAAGAATCGATTAATCAAACTTTAACTCAACTTACAACGCCTTTGGCAGCAGCCACTGGAACCACTGTATTTGCATTTTTGCCAATTGTTACCGGTGAAGGGTCAAGTATTGAATATGTTGGCGGCCTTGCAATAACTGTAATTATGTCAATCGTATCGTCACTTGTGCTAGCACTAATAATGGTACCTGTTTTGATGAGTTATATGGAAAAAATACCAATATTTGCAAACATCAAGGTTCATGAAGAGGGCTATAGAAATGAAAACCTCCTAAAAAAATATAGAGCATTTCTAACGTGGTGCTTTGAAATTCCCAGAAGAGCAATATTGATTGCTGTGTCTTTGCCTGTAATTGGCTTTATGTTTTTTACCACAATACCTAATGATTTCTTTCCAGCCAATGACAGAGATATGTTTAGAGTGAATATCGAGCTACCACAAAATTCATCTACTTTAAAAAGTCAAAAAAAGGCAGAAATAGTCAGGCAGCAGATAATCGAAAGTGGTTTGATAGATATCAGGCAAGATAATTGGTTTGTTGGAAGAAGGATGCCGAGAGTGCTTAACAATGTTGTTGGTGGAAAAGAAAAACAAGGAGCAAATAATCTTGCTCAAGGTGTTTTTTATGTGAACGATTATGATCAGATGATGAGAAATCTTCCGCAATTATCAAAATATCTGGTTGCAGAAAATCCTGATATTATGATTTATGTTGATAGTTTCAATACAGGCCCGCCAATTTTTGCTGATATAAGCTATAAAATTTTTGGTGATGATCCTTTTTTACTAAGATCTCTGGGTGAAGAGCTTGAGCTGATAATAAATAATGCCCCAGACATTAGCCATACTAATTCTGAAGCTTCATTTTCAAGAACAAATATTGAAATAGATTTTGATAGCTCAAATGTTTCGCTTTCTGGAAAAAATACGGATATTCTTGCACAACAACTCTATGCTGCAAATAATGGAATTGTTGTTGGATCGATGCTCGATGCAAATAAGGAGATACCTATAAGAGTAAAAGGTATTTCAAGCTCTAGCGACATTACAGGAGAAACTAGCTTTTTATCTATTCCAACAAATAATGGTGTTCAGTTAATTAGTAGTTTTGGCAAAACTTATCTAAATAAAGAATTTGGTGATATAAAAAGGATTAATGGGCAGAGGGTAAACAATGTGGAAGGTTGGGTGTGGACTGGAACTCTTCCATCCGCTACAGAAAAATTTATTAAAGAAGAAGTTGAAAATTTCAAGAAAAAATTACCACCAGGATATACGTTAAAACAAGGTGGTGAGGCGGAGACAAGAGGTGAATCACAATCACAGATATATTCGTCTGCAGCAATATACTTAGTCCTAATTACAATTGGATTAGTTTTTGCTTTAAATTCCTTTAGACAGACAGGCTTAATATTATCTGTAGCAATACTTTCAATTGGCTTATCCTTTGTTGGACTTTTAGTAGGGAGACAAAATTATGGTTTTATTGCAACAGTTGGAGCTATTGGATTAATAGGACT
Proteins encoded in this region:
- the rsmD gene encoding 16S rRNA (guanine(966)-N(2))-methyltransferase RsmD encodes the protein MKKKIKISSGMLKGKKIVFENSQSLRPTTSKLKEILFDWLQFEISGTNCLDLFAGSGSIGIEAISRGAKKLVFVEINKKNFLNLNKTIKELQLKNLPKIFLKDAFIWIKNFDLSDFDFIFLDPPFSANYEEKILKFFSKYNKLKSSCKIYLEHSKFININMPDNFSILKEKNIGDVRAILIQKNDN
- a CDS encoding TetR/AcrR family transcriptional regulator, translating into MKSYHHGNLKKELIICACKLCEKDGYTNLSIRSLAKESGVSQSAPYRHFSTKSDLYAAVAVQGFSELGKACHMDPSKKITKKKLIKTGRKYIEFGLNSANTYDLMFGTAVGSFSNYPDLLISANATYDNFRLSFKKLANDSEEVISHKCIILWSMLHGLVGILRKVRIAGESYKESEGPMAGANMIAKNLDAHLDIVLTNIIKG
- a CDS encoding efflux RND transporter periplasmic adaptor subunit, translating into MSKFFKIFCIFLLSFNVLSLEVLEVKILDSYLITKEFPGKLVPLEQSKLAFQVTGKIQKINVDIGDEVAKGDVLAELDKREAISQLNQAKAKFDLSLQLLSRYEDLKKDGHISVQELDRVNSEYLIAKSQYELYKVKVEQTDLIAPFNGVIQSRFLDTGTVINAGAPILEILDSNYVEAHISVPIEFLENMKIGTSYGFEFDNKTANGTFARLAPMSPGGSDSRLAIFKFESFFNPGSTAKLKLSVNKKSKGTWVPLRSLSQSEQGIWAVYTINENEIVVRDFVDIIYFEDEYAFVNGTLQDGDLIVLGGASKIIEGKKVN
- a CDS encoding uroporphyrinogen-III synthase, with product MNIIDTRTVNTLSPYNKGAIKNIPLFKLEPLSYELKSKNYTDIIFQSTPSVEFFNDINLLKHKRVFSMGVSTKKSLADKGIDSVSPVFPGSFALSELLKENLSNRKFLIVKGLGGLNKIFNYLIKNDAQVHEIICYQRMKFDSYEEIKKLFKKSDAIIFPSTFAAKIFFEEIFSRDLRARYFVISERIKSFINTLGFEAYLIDYFSDDVEKSIKNLLS
- the hemC gene encoding hydroxymethylbilane synthase, producing MTIKIATRSSKLALLQVDEFLDYQSIKDFEIIKVTTKGDKLSNEGKTQFDKLNFISDIEKLILKGEVDVAIHSAKDLPAIQSPTIAQSYFSQEKQIGNDVLIFRKDLDPIFKEHLRIGTSSLRRQMQAKHHLNASNIVSLNGNVTTRLKKLEDGICDCIILAEAGLRRLDLINKELNFIRLQHYTNFAQGTLAVQWKTESEHVREMWSGAMREMKEKYNLDMSTYDINRTKEIKTGHEVLKELNADCNSAIALEVKCDESSTDIVGEIYGRNRYIYFYANKVSDAIKTIKEKGGLELLNEHN
- a CDS encoding flavin reductase family protein; this translates as MSDQGDFRKAMRNYIYSVSILSNKNIDGELNAITVSSVTSISMEPPSLLVCINKSSRIHDTLIKNSDFCINLLNKNQQEISNICSTDSLYDQRFDHDKWNTQTIPFLEEAQANIFCSIEDLVPYHTHTIVIGRVLNAISNDKINTLSYVNGKYV
- a CDS encoding DUF4399 domain-containing protein → MLVIADDYKNIDCNGLAKVYFKNINDGFISNDNNLLIEFGSENINILPITKMPDKNAKCVSGHHHLIVDSELPNLKRPIPSGKNYLHFGKGQEEASIFLEEGTHTLQLLLGDYSHTPHDQPVYSEKILIKVINP
- a CDS encoding efflux RND transporter permease subunit, translated to MNFINVFLDRPRILFLTLAFILLAGISSSGSVPIQDNPELAKRWGHIDIFYPGATQQKLETEVVNDLEIKIREVVEIYELFSIISEGFAKTRIELEQSVPPNLINETWSKIQNKLNQIYLPDGARAVLDVSSGPPITLHYAFFWNGTGEVPVIMMSRLAQQLERRLGSIGLTEVTAIYGEAEEEIFVEVDSVKMSSLELSYLDIVGALDAFDNKKPIGVVSNNDAEFGIRLKDNIQSIQSISEIPIKVLNNSEIIRLQDIAQVSMKPAYPLEDLYLYNGKPVISVSTTGTMSQRIFDYVVRAEKVVNEMRASLPEEFSIQLIYDESLYVADKFNELIRSFSLAAFFVLSLSFFILGIRPGLIVTAILPFSVSLVLLGCNLIGLPLHITSITGIIIALGLLIDNGIIVVEDYKFRRSQNLSIKESINQTLTQLTTPLAAATGTTVFAFLPIVTGEGSSIEYVGGLAITVIMSIVSSLVLALIMVPVLMSYMEKIPIFANIKVHEEGYRNENLLKKYRAFLTWCFEIPRRAILIAVSLPVIGFMFFTTIPNDFFPANDRDMFRVNIELPQNSSTLKSQKKAEIVRQQIIESGLIDIRQDNWFVGRRMPRVLNNVVGGKEKQGANNLAQGVFYVNDYDQMMRNLPQLSKYLVAENPDIMIYVDSFNTGPPIFADISYKIFGDDPFLLRSLGEELELIINNAPDISHTNSEASFSRTNIEIDFDSSNVSLSGKNTDILAQQLYAANNGIVVGSMLDANKEIPIRVKGISSSSDITGETSFLSIPTNNGVQLISSFGKTYLNKEFGDIKRINGQRVNNVEGWVWTGTLPSATEKFIKEEVENFKKKLPPGYTLKQGGEAETRGESQSQIYSSAAIYLVLITIGLVFALNSFRQTGLILSVAILSIGLSFVGLLVGRQNYGFIATVGAIGLIGLSINDSIIVLSHIKERAKQKVMTKADLIEVVIRSTRHIVTTSLTTLGGFLPLIFSSIFFAPLAWGMSVGVLGATLTALLYIPAMFIYLAKIKN